The following proteins are encoded in a genomic region of Rhizobium sp. CCGE531:
- a CDS encoding MarR family transcriptional regulator codes for MDSAAYLASQMAKGFARSLHQRAAKLGFSPGQFPILLELWSEDGLTQKQLLERVDIEQATMANTLSRMERDGLVERRPHPSDKRAQLIFLTSRAAAMEAEAIEAAMAADKDLLKDFRHFERELLLEYIRRVLDNARQL; via the coding sequence ATGGACTCCGCCGCCTACCTTGCCAGTCAGATGGCAAAGGGATTTGCTCGCTCGTTACACCAACGCGCGGCGAAACTCGGTTTTTCCCCCGGTCAGTTTCCGATCCTGCTGGAATTATGGTCCGAAGACGGGCTCACGCAGAAACAATTGCTGGAACGGGTCGATATCGAGCAGGCGACGATGGCCAATACCCTGTCGCGCATGGAACGCGACGGGCTGGTGGAGCGCCGTCCGCATCCCTCGGACAAGCGGGCGCAACTGATTTTCCTGACGAGCCGGGCGGCTGCGATGGAGGCGGAGGCTATCGAAGCCGCGATGGCCGCGGATAAGGACCTCCTGAAAGATTTCCGCCATTTCGAGCGCGAGCTTCTGCTGGAATATATCCGGCGCGTCCTGGACAACGCCAGGCAGCTCTGA